In one window of Pagrus major chromosome 12, Pma_NU_1.0 DNA:
- the LOC141006169 gene encoding uncharacterized protein isoform X2, translating into MDLPLFICLIFLSSLTISTGQILGCHQGQWQCDDGGCIPDIWRCDGAGDCLDGSDEMDCTGSSECPLGQFSCVDSVSCVNASARCDGQIQCPTGSDEENCSATESCLESDWTCRNNICIPTELRCNGLNDCLDNSDEENCGLCDEGGIRCPEGTCLSAEERCDGQIHCSDGSDEPITCGRICSINNGGCSHVCVDEDWGALCACPDGYKLSPNGAVCEDLDECAQPFAPCTHHCTNTVGSYYCHCRDGFKLEGNSACLATGDVVRLLTVQRKSIGLLNVKSQQFEVIQTQVFNPVALTFDVGRGWYYWADNQGNIYKSDGQQSSMSYTGEPGIGGLACDWLSGNLFWTNQKTESIYMQAADGKSYTSVLSKNISPSELVLIPVESLMFWINAGHGNRVTIEKSWMDGSDRSSLMSLTAQSAHSLTADVAARRLYWISDFKKSIETVKVDGTGRYTFTGLFNSRPALGLAVFESSFYWLDDKGLWQVPQKQPDQKKFIWKSALPVLAVYHKLQQPQGSSACTETPCQLCQLTKGSPVGFTCACPNSKVLLLDGTCKYPRFIYATITNINMLEFRGRVSTDTQLFATDDSILSFDLDWYRDWLYWANQTGHIQRTSLTEAKTEVVPTPLPVCLIKVDQRRGNLYWVSCDQNSIGTTTVDNRYSQQLYRTTKEIRDLYLDWLNGGLLWLEEEQILSMSLMGGQAKELLRLAGGVRGTIAFDLRASSLLWNSKRAGLTTMSLLQERSHQAGRRWNISGSIIAAFEPFLLSLSDNVMTLWDRRDGSAIQDMSVGGQVLSVVAALKDVRAVPVTPVCNEPSVLCRHTSICLSQAQLCDGKKDCPDGDDEDFCVTTCPAKEDFKCTDRRSCISRNLVCDGRSHCRDGSDEVNCPTVASPAAQANSLKCRTGSKPCKDGTECVLYSHVCDGEKDCQDGSDEQGCDATDQTMTPTTSNIVPVNEMPPVTKPPAPTVPACSSPSVLCPRSSVHLCISPSQFCDGRKDCPDGFDEQNCVKRCPSKNNFRCKDQRSCIPKSLVCDGRSHCNDGSDEVSCPGIAGPAALSNVLKCRMGSRLCQDGTECVLFSHVCDGERDCRDGSDEEGCDAAEVDPTTATANLNESPLSVKPFTEPPTEPSCTSPSVLCPGSSLCINPAQFCDGKRDCSDGSDENCVKTCPYIADFLCKDRRSCVSKSLVCDSHSHCHDGSDEVNCPSTSPPAALKCRVGSKPCNDGTECVLYSHVCDGERDCMDGSDEQGCPETCKQGEFQCFHGSMCIPLVQVCDGKTQCRDQSDELVCSEQTKSCEHRCGDGNRCIPKKFLCDGERDCLDGSDEVDCDPITAATTESPVPTSKLSCITPSVLCPGSSQCISQNQLCDGQRDCPDGFDENNCVYQCKNQDDFLCSDWRACIPRTEVCDGRAHCPDGSDEKWCQSAHPTAPPSIWLSARSVPLRCRTGFRPCKDGLECVMYSHVCDGEMDCKDGSDEEGCAAQCKTAEFQCAHGNRCIPPEQVCDGQYDCQDRSDEMDCSTLTKGCHHRCDNNTRCIPDTFLCDGERDCADGSDEAKCGLVACSINQYRCASGQCVSEALRCDGYADCSDRSDEVDCTRPPRCPPQLRCPHSHLCLQKEWLCDGEDDCKDGSDEKDCKTPPAKCREYQWQCGDSSQCIPLSWRCDGKKDCHSGMDEDKCSQRKCPSHLYQCGSGECVDPHLVCNGFTNCADSSDEGAACAQRNCSSLSAPQCDHQCVSTPNGPMCYCAAGFRLDLSAVSCVDTDECKAVSNTVCRHTCLNTRGSYSCHCHPGFYLEPDNKSCKTKDEPLLLASVQSELLLLGVHSSTLRLLSSASRPVFSLDYHWAQQRVYWLSPDYQSIRWADMKSSGNKGTLIKGVKSDFIAMDWVGNNLYWVDGLVGQILAVKLSDVTVRSQNYTVVLGEDLEQPSSLVLLPHRGLMLWSEIGSSPQIERSGMDGSKRKVVVSRNLSWPVSLAYDLLDNRVYWADEKLRCIGSASLDGDNVKILQLAETPSPFSVVVFNDRVFWSDTKRRTIRSADKNTGKDQKVLLKRPGQPFGLKLMHALSQPTISSPCDKLQCSHLCLLAPAARGKSGAPASMGDPAVPTAVCRCPKGMLLSKDKITCSLPTESAFILLLSRTTVYQIYLHSMRRDGIALKKMPINRVLALPGVTEASGLDVSIQELSMYVADARQGSVDVLKLSGPRSRQGLTPVGQILKLRDDSITALAVDWVTTNLYWSSIKRPDLHVTSHHDGFTTSLLQGSLKGTTSIALHPPSGRLCYIALAAPGGKSQTEVNCAWMDGRNKAVLWRKSSIPTSLVFSKQGNMIYWADTGEGVISSIGVDGSGYKQYKTGPGLLISFTLTENILLWATLDKDVTKLWFSDGLQPNQLWFETKTSLVEVRAYSVDSQSGTNTCSKNNGGCAHLCLAYPGGQVCKCGRGFSAVNATSCAPLLNCPSGQESCLDGSKCISSSKFCDGHVDCLDQSDEQDCPNTNSASFGTKTSDGRPPPSSYSHPNSQKNSVKTDSTSCDLQRCHGQGSCVTEGKDARCQCVTGYKGEFCQETESRRSYVGVVLGVFCLVAFVMGAAFIFTKRRAWASIRSRSIEKETLMANMGLPCEHYDSDSEELDSPVDVKNPPLALRSLQLKYSSSVS; encoded by the exons ATGGATTTACCACTGTTCATTTGTTTGATATTTCTGTCCAGTCTGACGATCTCCACAG gtcAAATTTTGGGATGTCATCAAGGCCAGTGGCAGTGTGACGATGGAGGCTGTATCCCTGATATCTGGAGATGTGATGGAGCTGGAGACTGTCTGGATGGATCTGATGAAATGGATTGCACTG gCTCTTCTGAATGTCCGCTGGGTCAGTTTTCCTGCGTAGACTCTGTCAGCTGTGTTAATGCGTCGGCCCGCTGTGATGGACAAATCCAGTGTCCCACCGGCTCAGATGAGGAGAACTGTTCAGCTACTGAGAGCTGTTTGGAGTCTGACTGGACCTGTCGAAACAACATCTGTATCCCAACAGAGCTGCGCTGCAACGGACTTAATGACTGCCTGGACAACTCTGACGAGGAGAACTGTG GTCTGTGTGATGAGGGTGGCATACGTTGTCCTGAGGGGACGTGTCTGTCTgctgaggagaggtgtgatggaCAGATCCACTGCTCAGATGGCAGTGATGAGCCTATAACCTGCG GTCGTATTTGCTCTATTAACAATGGTGGCTGCAGCCATGTGTGTGTCGATGAAGACTGGGGAGCTCTGTGTGCCTGTCCTGATGGATATAAGCTCTCTCCCAATGGAGCTGTCTGTGAAG ATTTGGATGAATGTGCCCAACCTTTTGCTCCCTGTACGCATCACTGCACTAACACCGTTGGATCCTACTACTGTCACTGCAGAGACGGATTCAAACTGGAGGGAAACTCTGCGTGTCTAGCTACAG GTGATGTTGTCAGATTGCTAACAGTGCAGAGGAAATCGATCGGGCTGTTGAATGTGAAGTCTCAACAGTTTGAAGTTATCCAGACTCAAGTCTTTAACCCAGTGGCTTTGACTTTTGACGTTGGCCGAGGCTGGTACTACTGGGCTGACAACCAGGGCAACATTTACAAAAGTGATGGACAGCAGAGCTCGATGAGCTACACTG GGGAGCCTGGGATTGGGGGTCTagcctgtgattggctgagtgGAAACCTGTTCTGGACCAATCAGAAGACAGAGTCAATCTACATGCAGGCAGCTGATGGAAAAAGTTACACTTCTGTGCTGAGCAAGAATATCAGCCCATCAGAGCTGGTGCTCATACCTGTGGAGAG CTTGATGTTCTGGATCAATGCTGGCCACGGGAACAGAGTGACAATAGAGAAGTCATGGATGGATGGGTCGGACAGAAGCTCGCTGATGTCACTCACTGCTCAGTCAGCTCACAGCCTCACTGCTGATGTGGCTGCCAGGAGGCTGTACTGGATCAGTGACTTCAAGAAG TCTATAGAGACGGTGAAGGTGGATGGGACTGGCCGTTACACCTTCACAGGACTGTTCAACAGCAGACCGGCTCTCGGCCTGGCTGTGTTTGAAAGTTCCTTCTACTGGCTGGATGACAAAGGACTGTGGCAGGTTCCACAGAAACAACCGGACCAAAAGAAATTCATCTGGAAATCCGCACTGCCAGTATTAGCAGTTTACCACAAGCTACAGCAGCCTCAAG GTTCTTCAGCATGTACAGAGACTCCATGTCAACTGTGTCAGCTGACTAAAGGAAGCCCTGTGGGATTCACCTGTGCTTGTCCAAACTCCAAAGTACTGTTGCTTGATGGGACATGTAAAT aTCCAAGGTTTATATATGCTACCATTaccaacatcaacatgttgGAGTTTAGAGGCAGAGTCTCCACTGATACCCAGCTCTTCGCCACGGACGACAGCATCCTGTCATTTGATCTGGACTGGTACAGAGACTGGCTTTACTGGGCTAACCAAACTGGCCATATACAACGCACCAGTCTAACAGAGGCCAAGACTGAGGTGGTCCCAACACCTTTGCCAG tttgtcTGATAAAAGTCGACCAGAGGAGAGGGAACCTGTATTGGGTGTCATGCGACCAAAACAGCATCGGCACCACCACAGTCGACAATCGATACTCACAGCAGCTGTACCGTACAACGAAGGAGATTCGAGACCTGTATCTGGACTGGCTGAATGGTGGCCTCCTGTGGCTGGAGGAAGAGCAAATCCTCAGCATGAGCTTGATGGGAGGCCAAGCCAAAGAGCTGTTGCGCTTGGCAGGAGGTGTCAGGGGGACTATCGCCTTCGACCTCAGGGCTAGTAGTCTACTCTGGAACTCAAAGAGGGCAG gtttaACAACAATGAGTTTGCTGCAGGAAAGAAGCCACCAAGCTGGCAGGAGATGGAACATTTCAGGCTCGATTATAGCTGCCTTTGAGCCCttcctgttgtcactttctGACAATGTCATGACGCTGTGGGACCGGCGTGATGGGAGCGCCATCCAAGACATGTCTGTGGGAGGTCAAGTGTTGAGTGTAGTCGCTGCACTCAAGGACGTCCGTGCAG TGCCCGTTACTCCAGTCTGCAATGAACCCTCTGTGCTGTGCCGACACACATCAATCTGCCTCTCACAAGCCCAGCTGTGTGACGGGAAAAAGGACTGCCCTGATGGAGATGATGAGGATTTTTGTGTAACCACATGTCCGGCTAAAG AGGATTTCAAGTGCACGGACCGTAGGAGTTGCATCTCAAGGAATCTTGTTTGTGACGGTCGTTCTCACTGTCGTGATGGTTCAGATGAGGTCAACTGTCCGACCGTAGCTTCTCCTGCAGCTCAGGCAAACAGCCTTAAGTGTCGCACAGGCTCGAAGCCATGTAAAGACGGCACAGAGTGTGTTTTATACAGCCACGTGTGTGATGGGGAAAAGGATTGTCAGGATGGATCAGATGAACAGGGATGTG ATGCCACAGATCAGACGATGACTCCAACAACATCAAATATTGTTCCAGTCAATGAAATGCCACCCGTTACCAAACCTCCTGCTCCGACTGTCCCAGCCTGCAGCAGCCCCTCTGTGCTATGTCCCCGTTCTTCTGTTCACCTCTGCATTTCTCCAAGCCAGTTTTGCGATGGACGCAAAGACTGTCCTGATGGCTTTGATGAACAGAACTGTGTGAAAAGATGTCCCTCAAAAA ACAACTTCCGCTGTAAAGATCAGAGGAGCTGCATTCCCAAGAGTCTGGTTTGTGATGGTCGCTCTCATTGCAATGATGGCTCAGATGAGGTCAGCTGTCCGGGCATTGCTGGTCCTGCAGCTCTATCAAATGTCCTGAAGTGTCGTATGGGCTCCAGACTGTGTCAAGATGGCACAGAATGTGTCCTcttcagtcatgtttgtgatggagagagagactgcCGGGATGGATCAGATGAAGAAGGATGTG ATGCTGCAGAGGTTGACCCTACCACAGCTACTGCAAACTTAAATGAATCCCCTTTATCTGTCAAACCTTTTACTGAGCCTCCCACTGAGCCGTCCTGCACCAGCCCTTCAGTTCTGTGTCCAGGTTCTTCTTTATGCATCAACCCAGCACAGTTTTGTGATGGAAAGAGAGACTGTTCTGATGGATCTGATGAGAACTGTGTGAAAACATGTCCTTACATAG ctgatTTTCTCTGCAAGGACCGCCGGAGCTGCGTCTCCAAGAGTCTGGTTTGTGACAGTCACTCTCATTGTCACGATGGCTCAGATGAGGTCAACTGTCCGAGCAcatctcctcctgcagcctTGAAGTGTCGCGTGGGCTCAAAGCCCTGTAATGACGGCACAGAGTGTGTGTTATACAGCcatgtgtgtgacggagagagagactgtATGGATGGATCGGATGAACAGGGATGCCCAGAAACGTGCAAACAAG GTGAGTTTCAGTGCTTTCATGGGAGTATGTGCATTCCTTTGGTTCAAGTGTGCGATGGGAAGACACAGTGTCGCGACCAGTCTGATGAACTGGTCTGCAGTGAACAAACCAAAAGTTGTGAACATCGCTGTGGTGACGGCAATCGCTGCATCCCGAAGAAATTCCTGTGCGATGGCGAGAGAGACTGCCTGGATGGCTCGGATGAGGTTGACTGCG ACCCTATTACTGCTGCAACAACAGAGTCTCCTGTTCCCACTTCGAAGTTAAGTTGCATCACTCCATCAGTTCTTTGTCCAGGTTCATCACAGTGCATCTCTCAAAATCAGCTGTGTGATGGACAAAGAGACTGTCCTGATGGATTTGATGAAAACAACTGTGTGTACCAGTGTAAAAACCAAG ATGATTTCTTGTGTAGCGACTGGAGGGCGTGCATCCCCAGGACTGAAGTGTGTGACGGTCGTGCCCACTGTCCCGACGGCTCAGATGAGAAGTGGTGTCAATCAGCACATCCTACCGCTCCCC CCTCCATCTGGCTCAGTGCTAGATCAGTCCCGCTGAGGTGCCGCACAGGTTTCAGGCCTTGTAAAGATGGCCTGGAGTGTGTTATGTACAGCCACGTGTGTGACGGAGAGATGGACTGCAAGGACGGATCTGACGAAGAGGGATGTGCTGCTCAGTGCAAAACAG CGGAGTTCCAGTGCGCTCATGGAAATAGATGCATCCCACCAGAGCAGGTGTGTGACGGACAGTACGACTGTCAAGACCGATCCGATGAAATGGACTGTTCAACTCTGACTAAGGGCTGCCATCACCGCTGTGATAACAACACTCGCTGTATACCTGACACCTtcctgtgtgatggagagagagactgtgcTGATGGATCAGATGAGGCAAAGTGTG gtttgGTGGCCTGTTCGATTAACCAGTACCGCTGTGCGAGTGGTCAATGTGTGTCTGAGGCTCTGAGATGTGATGGCTATGCTGACTGCAGCGACCGCTCTGATGAGGTGGATTGCACAAGACCGCCGCGCTGCCCACCTCAGCTGCGATGCCCGCACAGCCACTTGTGCCTGCAGAAAGAGTGGCTCTGCGATGGTGAGGATGACTGCAAAGATGGGTCAGACGAGAAG GATTGCAAGACCCCACCAGCGAAGTGCAGGGAATACCAGTGGCAGTGTGGAGACAGTAGTCAGTGCATTCCTCTGTCCTGGAGGTGTGACGGAAAGAAGGACTGCCACAGCGGCATGGACGAGGACAAAT GCAGCCAGAGAAAATGCCCCTCTCACCTGTATCAGTGTGGCAGTGGTGAGTGTGTGGACCCTCACCTGGTGTGTAACGGCTTCACCAACTGTGCCGACAGTTCAGATGAGGGTGCTGCATGTGCTCAACGCAACTGCTCCAGTCTGTCGGCTCCTCAGTGTGACCACCAGTGTGTCAGCACCCCAAATGGCCCG ATGTGTTACTGTGCCGCAGGTTTCAGACTAGACTTAAGTGCTGTGTCCTGTGTGGACACTGATGAGTGCAAAGCTGTGTCAAATACCGTATGCAGACACACCTGCCTGAACACTCGTGGATCCTACAGCTGTCACTGCCACCCTGGTTTCTACCTGGAGCCTGACAACAAAAGCTGCAAGACCAAAg ACGAGCCTTTGCTTCTGGCATCGGTGCAGTCTGAGCTGTTACTACTGGGAGTCCACAGCAGCACCTTGCGTCTTCTGTCCTCTGCCAGTCGGCCAGTCTTCTCTCTGGATTATCACTGGGCTCAGCAGAGAGTTTACTGGCTGAGTCCTGACTACCAGAGCATCCGCTGGGCTGACATGAAAAGCTCAGGCAACAAAGGGACACTTATCAAAG GGGTAAAGTCGGATTTCATCGCAATGGACTGGGTTGGTAACAACCTGTACTGGGTGGACGGACTGGTCGGCCAGATTCTGGCTGTGAAACTCAGCGATGTTACAGTCAGATCTCAGAACTACACTGTGGTCCTGGGTGAAGATCTGGAACAGCCAAGCTCATTGGTCCTGCTGCCACACCGAGG attGATGCTTTGGTCTGAGATCGGCAGCAGCCCTCAGATTGAGCGATCTGGAATGGATGGTTCAAAGAGGAAGGTGGTGGTGAGCCGAAACTTGAGCTGGCCAGTCAGTCTGGCCTATGACCTCCTGGACAACAGGGTGTACTGGGCCGACGAGAAGCTGCGTTGCATCGGCTCGGCCTCTCTGGATGGAGACAACGTCAAG ATCCTTCAGTTAGCTGAAACACCAAGCCCTTTCTCTGTGGTGGTCTTCAATGACCGAGTCTTCTGGTCCGACACAAAAAGAAGAACCATTCGCTCAGCTGACAAGAACACAGGCAAGGATCAAAAGGTTCTTCTGAAGAGACCAGGGCAGCCATTTGGACTGAAA CTGATGCATGCCCTTTCCCAACCCACCATATCCAGTCCCTGTGATAAGCTACAGTGCTCCCACCTCTGCCTTCTGGCCCCGGCAGCGCGAGGCAAGTCTGGAGCACCGGCGTCGATGGGAGATCCAGCTGTGCCTACAGCAGTTTGTCGATGCCCGAAGGGGATGCTACTTTCCAAAGACAAGATTACCTGCTCTTTGCCCACGGAGTCAGCTTTCATATTGCTTTTGTCTCGTACAACAGTCTACCAG ATTTACTTGCACTCCATGCGTCGTGATGGTattgctttgaaaaaaatgccTATCAACCGAGTTTTAGCCCTCCCTGGGGTAACAGAGGCCTCAGGACTGGACGTGTCCATCCAGGAGCTTTCTATGTATGTGGCCGATGCAAGACAAGGATCTGTGGATGTGCTGAAACTGAGCGGCCCGAGGTCCAGACAGGGACTGACACCCGTTGGACAAATCCTAAAGCTGAGG GATGATTCAATCACGGCTCTGGCAGTTGACTGGGTGACCACCAACCTCTACTGGAGCAGCATCAAGAGACCTGATCTCCACGTGACCTCCCACCATGACGGCTTCACCACCTCACTGCTGCAGGGATCACTGAAG GGCACCACATCCATCGCACTGCATCCCCCCTCGGGACGGCTTTGCTACATAGCTTTAGCTGCGCCAGGTggaaagagtcagacagaggTGAACTGCGCCTGGATGGACGGCCGTAACAAAGCAGTCCTGTGGAGGAAGTCGAGCATCCCCACCTCGCTGGTCTTTTCCAAACAAGGGAACATGATCTACTGGGCTGACACAG GTGAAGGCGTCATCAGCTCCATTGGAGTGGATGGGTCAGGATATAAACAGTACAAAACAGGGCCAGGTCTGCTCATCTCCTTCACACTTACAGAGAATATCCTCCTCTGGGCCACGCTGGACAAAG ATGTAACCAAACTGTGGTTCAGCGATGGCCTCCAGCCCAACCAACTGTGGTTTGAGACAAAGACCAGCCTGGTGGAAGTCAGAGCCTACAGCGTCGACAGTCAGTCCG